The nucleotide sequence AAAAGAGCGGCTGAAAACAAGGACGCTTCAATGAACAATACCGGCAAAACCCTGTATCAGGCAGCAGACATCAAAGATGCGCTCGACCGGATGGCTGCAGATATTCTCAGTTCCCGTAAAGACGCAAAAAATCTAGCCCTTGTGGGGATCCACTCCAGAGGCGTATTTCTGGCAAAGCGGATCCGGCGGCAGATTGCCAACATGGCTGCCATGGACGTGCCTGCCGGGGAAATGGACATCAATCTGTACAGGGATGACTGGACCGGCATCAGCCATCAGCCCGAGGTGCGGTCTACGCGCATTGATTTTGATGTCAACCACAGGCAGATCATTCTCGTGGATGATGTTCTTTATACCGGCCGCACCATAAGGGCAGCCCTGGATGCGATCATCGACTTTGGCCGACCCGAACGCATAGAACTGGCCGTGCTCATTGACCGCGGCCACAGGGAACTGCCGATTCAGCCCGATTATACAGGTATGCTTGTCCAAACCCGCAAAACCGAAGCGGTCAATGTTTTGCTCACTGAATACGACAATGTTGACCGGGTGGACCTGATTGCCGGATAACCGTACGCCGGAGGCGTATTTCATAAGGCCAAAAATTCTCATGGGACGACAGCAGCATCTTCACCACGCACCAAAAAACATTGACATTGGCGTGATAACGGTCTCTACCACACGCACTGCCGATGATGACAAGAGCGGGCTGTGGATAAAAAAGCAGGCAAAAAAAGAAGGCCACAGGATTGCCCGCTATTGCATTGTATCAGACAGCCGGGAGCATATTGTCCGGGCAGTGGCCGACAGCGTCTCCGGTCATGGCTTGCATGCCCTGATACTGACCGGGGGTACGGGCATGGGTTTTGCCGATGTCACCATTGAAGCCGTCAGCCCCTTGTTTGACAAGGAAATGAGCGCATTTGCAACACTTTTCACCCAGCTCAGCTTTGAGAAAGTCGATTCCGCTGCATTGCTGTCCAGGGCCGCGGCCGGTATTGTCGGCAAAACCGCCGTATTCTGCCTTCCGGGGAGCCTCAATGCGTGCAAACTGGCCTGCAATGAATTAATTTTTCCGGAAATCAAACATATCGCCGCCCATCTCATCACATAGATCCAAGCGGCTCATATGGAAGATCTTACTTTAACAAGGAGAACATTGCCATGTTCGGTATCGGCATGCCCGAACTGATCGTGATTTTAGCCGTGGCGCTGATTGTATTCGGCCCCAAAAAACTGCCGGATCTTGCCCGGTCCCTGGGAAAAGCGATCAATGAATTCAAAAACGCAACACAGGATTTGAAGGATTCGGTGGACAGCGAATTCAAAGATGTTAAAAAACCTTTCGAGGATGCGACCAAAGACGTCAGCCAAATAGAGAATCGACCCAGGCCTTCGGCAAATAACAGTTTTTCGCATGATTCTGAAAAAAAGGAACCTGTAACCGCAGACCCAAACAGCAAACCGTCTGACAGGGCACCGCAAGACGCAGATACCGGCGCATCTTCGTCCTCTTTTGACCCGGATGCCCAAACCCAGAGCCCAAAAAACGAACACGGCCATGGATGAAGAAGAAAAACTGCCCTTAACCGAGCATCTCGAGGAATTGCGAGACCGG is from Desulfosalsimonas propionicica and encodes:
- the pyrR gene encoding bifunctional pyr operon transcriptional regulator/uracil phosphoribosyltransferase PyrR — encoded protein: MNNTGKTLYQAADIKDALDRMAADILSSRKDAKNLALVGIHSRGVFLAKRIRRQIANMAAMDVPAGEMDINLYRDDWTGISHQPEVRSTRIDFDVNHRQIILVDDVLYTGRTIRAALDAIIDFGRPERIELAVLIDRGHRELPIQPDYTGMLVQTRKTEAVNVLLTEYDNVDRVDLIAG
- a CDS encoding MogA/MoaB family molybdenum cofactor biosynthesis protein — protein: MGRQQHLHHAPKNIDIGVITVSTTRTADDDKSGLWIKKQAKKEGHRIARYCIVSDSREHIVRAVADSVSGHGLHALILTGGTGMGFADVTIEAVSPLFDKEMSAFATLFTQLSFEKVDSAALLSRAAAGIVGKTAVFCLPGSLNACKLACNELIFPEIKHIAAHLIT
- a CDS encoding twin-arginine translocase TatA/TatE family subunit — translated: MFGIGMPELIVILAVALIVFGPKKLPDLARSLGKAINEFKNATQDLKDSVDSEFKDVKKPFEDATKDVSQIENRPRPSANNSFSHDSEKKEPVTADPNSKPSDRAPQDADTGASSSSFDPDAQTQSPKNEHGHG